From Cryptococcus neoformans var. neoformans B-3501A chromosome 6, whole genome shotgun sequence, the proteins below share one genomic window:
- a CDS encoding hypothetical protein (HMMPfam hit to RhoGEF, RhoGEF domain, score: 69.3, E(): 1e-17): MGPLLSPTKPRPLSRHRSAEPFPPAPPPKAIDLNSSTRSTDKDTGRKITRRAFLCDVIIEREGEETANLLAHLGEPLKPLSTLPPPAQTTNGRPTTPSRLSQPPDSDDDARGNTGPVWTAVKSDEMKKKLANVIEELVRTERSYLSRVHALKTAYADRLRLYSKDPNQQLIPPYEAKAMFANIELIVPASMAFLGDLEEMMQSGHAEDLVGDVCLKHFKILRTFDPYRTYLSKQDESQKLFQDSLKKFIGFGTFIESTKYQTTGIGNIGLRELLMEPVQRIPRYTLLWQTMIKCMSPLSTQRAKLLEAIEIASGIARCEPDAQTVRATVMYNLERNIDNFPAKLFSNNRDFIDAIDVEDIPAEYPTAQCPNGRPTSINSRTAVSTASTPSLPAFGSLPSTGSHIPQSPQSVTSAMPTLHCTLFLFDDKLMIVKRQSSSISGRKITGTDDVQKLVKSGGGIAVKEKNNAKRDKLSYRGEVDILDVMASDVGNGDFHLFFERPPADQCGRWGNRSFRSYSTVHPPYSVSLDPVATRKDKLRFIQNLWAAQALARAKVLPSSESKAVPRVLQSETEVDFEGGDLERATCFWDVWNRNEWCGQRKGKVVIHVDEDGMAPALPIDTRSTKLSVYLQPMAGGLCRYAHSVAGKEEAERIVVDMSEVKEKIASTINHYGIFKFRTGTISCPTTPSSGTHRIRPSMLNLDTISRNLFGAGSVSGRSGTSNDMFSTAGSKRGSKYAMSRSSSMETSLYSTDGHEEKEASKKKFSKISLSPDPHSLIAGAPYAAETDNIRQSEIDLNQRLDAAKKNGQSTTLSSGTAPKLNKLGNRSVTELRRSNEGIAERYISCRTTGTNSPIPPSSPSKSSSPLRIRNATPPKHPASPDTDTTPQARLPPPIITSPVTAPLNIRKTPSRAQTISSEHVVTSPSRATSPAPSVAIAPTYYLPSDPSLTSKPSLSHKPSTSRPGGPRGPVPRSPLPTIKTQLPSTAITSSSTAGSRHTGLRIVSGNGRRISLNRETVPLKGEEENDPFATNTPSIPSTAKRQHSVESLSPRKRSPSLGKSPLGEVGNNPPLVIKPHRRTSAKAGTPRRTSGPLMSARTVSASRSSINSVASADTINTVNTAGTCGGGEDVEMKEYEDVVGAMDATLNKIRDARGSAKRLKSEVSGLRKQIIRESGKAKQSLAVKIDRAGSLPRSPQKRHISRMVEQDVYDLTPSLSRQSSQSKKDIEIDVMDECARGIVQITQRMDLHLRQAEMDAEQAVVLGRRAIAENDEKSQEISMLKGQLERSREHHELLQRQLGDAQIELDVVYEAFNTELDGMFNDAQLPEDEAFQALRNDLQVTKANRNVLQLENQKLKRELEEANLKRDQWARILRTQGHIV, from the exons ATGGGACCACTGTTATCACCGACCAAACCACGGCCTCTCTCTAGACATCGTTCAGCTGAACCATTCCCCCCGGCCCCTCCTCCAAAAGCCATCGACCTCAACAGCTCTACAAGATCCACAGACAAGGATACTGGTAGAAAGATCACTCGACGAGCGTTCTTATGTGATGTCATCAttgagagagaaggtgaag AAACGGCAAATCTCCTTGCGCACCTTGGTGAACCGCTTAAGCCTCTGTCaactctccctcctcctgcgcAGACAACTAATGGTAGACCAACGACTCCATCGCGACTTTCACAACCACCTGAttcggatgatgatgcgCGCGGGAACACAGGGCCAGTGTGGACAGCTGTGAAGAGCgatgagatgaagaagaaattgGCAAATGTCATCGAAGAGCTAGTGCGGACAGAGAGGAGCTACCTATCAAGGGTTCATGCCCTTAAGACT GCTTACGCAGACAGATTGCGGCTTTACTCCAAGGATCCCAACCAGCAGCTGATACCGCCATACGAAGCCAAAGCAATGTTTGCGAATATAGAACTCATTGTACCCGCGTCAATGGCATTTCTGGGTGATTTAGAAGAGATGATGCAATCTGGACATGCTGAGGATCTTGTCGGTGATGTATGCCTGAAACAT TTCAAAATTCTCCGAACGTTTGATCCATATAGAACATATTTGAGCAAACAAGATGAGTCACAAAAACTCTTTCAGGATTCTTTAAAGAAGTTCATAGGGTTTGGGACCTTCATCGAG AGCACTAAATATCAGACCACTGGCATTGGAAATATTGGCCTGAGAGAATTGCTCATGGAACCTGTACAACGCATTCCGAGGTATACTCTCCTTTGGCAAA CGATGATAAAATGCATGTCTCCTCTTTCGACTCAGCGTGCTAAGCTCCTTGAAGCCATTGAAATTGCATCTGGTATTGCAAGGTGTGAACCAGATGCACAAACAGTCAGGGCAACAGTTATGTATAATTTGGAGAGGAACATTGATAACTTTCCG GCCAAGCTTTTCAGTAACAACCGGGACTTTATCGATGCAATCGACGTGGAGGATATCCCTGCTGAATATCCCACAGCGCAATGTCCCAATGGTCGACCAACCTCCATTAATTCTCGCACTGCAGTTTCTACCGCCTCAACACCATCTTTGCCTGCGTTTGGCTCTCTCCCATCAACCGGTTCGCATATACCTCAATCACCTCAATCCGTAACTTCCGCCATGCCAACCCTTCACTGCACCCTATTCTTGTTTGATGACAAGCTTATGATTGTCAAGCGACAATCGTCTTCCATCAGTGGTCGGAAAATTACCGGTACTGACGATGTGCAAAAACTTGTGAAATCGGGAGGGGGTATCGCAgtaaaggaaaagaacaaCGCAAAGAGGGACAAATTGAGCTACCGAGGCGAGGTTGATATTTTGGATGTGATGGCATCAGATGTCGGAAATGGTGACTTTCACCTTTTCTTTGAACGCCCTCCTGCGGATCAGTGTGGCCGATGGGGCAATAGATCATTCCGGTCATATTCCACAGTTCACCCTCCCTATTCGGTTTCTCTTGACCCTGTTGCAACACGAAAGGACAAATTGCGATTCATTCAGAACCTCTGGGCCGCGCAAGCTCTTGCTCGAGCTAAGGTGCTACCATCTTCAGAAAGTAAGGCTGTTCCCCGAGTCTTACAAAGCGAGACCGAGGTCGATTTCGAAGGCGGGGATTTGGAGCGGGCTACATGTTTCTGGGATGTTTGGAACCGGAATGAATGGTGTGGCCAGAGGAAAGGCAAGGTCGTCATCCatgttgatgaagacggGATGGCTCCTGCGTTGCCGATAGACACGAGGAGTACAAAACTGAGTGTCTACTTACAGCCAATGGCGGGTGGTCTTTGTCGATATGCACACAGCGTGGcaggaaaggaggaagcaGAGAGGATAGTGGTAGACATGAGCGAagtcaaggagaagatagCTTCTACAA TCAACCATTATGGCATCTTCAAATTCCGCACCGGCACCATTTCTTGTCCCACTACTCCGTCGTCTGGTACCCATCGCATTCGCCCATCTATGCTCAATCTTGACACCATCTCTCGTAATCTCTTCGGTGCTGGTAGCGTCTCTGGTAGGAGCGGCACCAGTAATGACATGTTTAGCACCGCCGGCTCGAAGAGGGGTTCAAAGTACGCGATGAGCAGATCGTCCTCCATGGAAACGAGCTTATATTCGACGGATGGAcatgaggaaaaagaagcgAGCAAGAAAAAATTCTCGAAAATTTCACTATCGCCGGACCCTCATAGCCTCATCGCGGGAGCACCATATGCTGCCGAAACAGATAACATCCGACAAAGTGAGATCGATTTGAACCAGAGGTTGGACGctgcgaagaagaatggacaATCTACGACTCTTAGTTCCGGCACTGCACCTAAATTAAACAAATTGGGAAACAGAAGTGTGACagagttgaggaggagTAATGAAGGAATAGCGGAAAGGTACATTTCTTGTAGGACGACTGGAACAAATTCTCCTATTCCTCCCAGCTCTCCTTCGAAATCAAGTTCACCACTTCGAATTAGAAACGCTACGCCTCCCAAACACCCTGCCAGTCCAGATACCGACACCACTCCTCAAGCCCGTCTACCGCCGCCAATAATTACTTCTCCAGTCACAGCTCCTCTCAATATCCGTAAGACTCCTAGTAGGGCCCAGACAATCAGTTCTGAACATGTTGTGACCTCTCCCAGTCGTGCGACAAGCCCCGCGCCCAGTGTTGCAATCGCACCGACTTATTATCTTCCGTCCGACCCATCTCTCACGTCAAAGCCTTCCCTTTCGCACAAACCTTCCACGTCTCGACCAGGAGGCCCCAGGGGACCAGTTCCTCGAAGTCCCCTCCCGACCATCAAAACGCAGCTTCCTAGTACTGCTATTACCTCCAGTTCTACTGCTGGTTCTCGTCACACTGGGTTGAGGATTGTCTCTGGAAATGGTCGTCGCATCTCCCTCAATCGAGAAACCGTTCCACTcaaaggtgaagaagagaacgaCCCCTTTGCTACCAATACACCCTCCATACCCTCTACTGCCAAACGACAGCACTCTGTAGAAAGTCTTTCGCCACGTAAACGTTCACCTTCCCTCGGCAAGAGCCCGTTGGGTGAGGTTGGCAATAATCCTCCACTGGTGATTAAGCCTCACCGGAGGACATCAGCCAAGGCTGGCACGCCCAGAAGAACTAGTGGTCCACTCATGAGTGCAAGGACAGTGTCAGCTTCCCGTAGCTCAATCAACAGTGTTGCCAGCGCCGACACAATCAACACAGTGAACACTGCAGGGACATGCGGGGGTGGAGAGGACGTAGAAATGAAAGAATATGAGGATGTTGTCGGAGCCATGGATGCCACCCTTAACAAG ATACGCGATGCGAGAGGGTCTGCAAAGCGACTAAAGTCTGAGGTGTCGGGATTGAGGAAGCAGATTATTAGAGAATCTGGCAAGGCAAAGCAGTCGTTGGCGGTCAAGATTGACAGAGCCGGATCATTACCCAGAAGCCCTCAGAAGCGTCATATCAGC CGAATGGTTGAACAAGATGTTTATGACCTTAcaccatctctttcccgtCAATCTTCTCAGTCCAAGAAAGACATCGAAATCGACGTTATGGACGAGTGCGCTCGAGGAATCGTGCAGATCACTCAAAGGATGGATTTACATCTGAGACAAGCAGAAATGGATGCTGAACAGGCAGTAGTTTTAGGCAGGCGTGCTATAGCAGAGAACGATGAG AAATCCCAGGAGATCAGTATGTTGAAGGGTCAACTTGAGAGATCGAGAGAGCATCACGAGCTGCTGCAACGTCAGCTAGGTGATGCTCAGATTGAGCTGGATGTTGTTTATGAA GCGTTCAATACTGAGCTTGACGGCATGTTCAATGACGCTCAACTTCCGGAAGACGAGGCCTTCCAAGCGTTGCGTAACGACTTGCAGGTGACCAAGGCCAACAGGAATGTGTTGCAACTGGAGAATcagaagctgaagagagagttggaagaggctAATTTAAAGAGAGACCA ATGGGCAAGAATCTTGCGAACTCAGGGACACATTGTATAA